Proteins encoded within one genomic window of Gemmatimonas sp. UBA7669:
- a CDS encoding ketoacyl-ACP synthase III, with protein sequence MTRYAHITGWGDGLPPAVLTNQDLSTFLETSDEWIVQRTGMKERRISHVSAIEMATLASRRALACADLDPAELELIVYGSCSPDEQVPNSASGVQIALKATRAAAMDVNTACTSFLYGLASATAMIQSGMVQNALVIGVEYISPFMDWSNRNVAVLFGDGAAAVVLQASDEPGGVVGTVLGCDAEARQTLRVRGMGCSYVQGDLHYGDTLWDFDGQAIFKRAVHGMSEACARVMNEAGVTADDIDLVVPHQANLRIIESVAKYAGVPMERVMLTVQRYGNMSAATVPVALSDALAEGRVKPGSLLLMPGFGGGLTYGALLVRWGQRVTPLRQSDAALPPVAQSALEMVNAIRARQDPHGRSLDALMSTRFIEAVAG encoded by the coding sequence GTGACTCGCTACGCGCATATCACCGGCTGGGGTGACGGCCTGCCACCGGCCGTGCTCACCAACCAGGACCTCTCCACCTTCCTCGAGACATCGGATGAGTGGATCGTGCAGCGCACCGGCATGAAGGAACGCCGCATTTCCCACGTGTCAGCCATCGAAATGGCTACGCTGGCGAGCCGCCGCGCCCTGGCCTGCGCCGATCTCGACCCCGCCGAACTCGAGCTCATCGTCTATGGCAGTTGTTCGCCCGATGAGCAGGTGCCCAACTCGGCGTCGGGCGTGCAGATCGCCCTCAAGGCCACCCGGGCCGCCGCCATGGATGTGAACACGGCCTGCACGAGCTTTCTCTACGGACTGGCCAGCGCCACGGCCATGATCCAGAGCGGCATGGTGCAGAATGCCCTGGTGATTGGGGTGGAGTACATCAGCCCGTTCATGGACTGGAGCAACCGCAACGTGGCGGTGCTCTTTGGTGACGGCGCCGCGGCGGTGGTGCTGCAGGCGAGCGACGAACCCGGCGGCGTGGTTGGCACGGTGCTGGGCTGCGACGCTGAAGCCCGCCAGACACTTCGTGTGCGTGGCATGGGCTGCAGCTATGTGCAGGGCGACCTGCACTACGGCGACACACTGTGGGACTTTGATGGCCAGGCCATCTTCAAGCGCGCGGTGCACGGCATGAGCGAAGCCTGCGCCCGCGTGATGAACGAAGCCGGGGTTACGGCCGACGACATCGATCTGGTGGTGCCGCACCAGGCCAACCTGCGCATCATCGAGTCCGTGGCCAAGTACGCCGGCGTGCCCATGGAGCGCGTCATGCTCACCGTGCAGCGCTACGGCAACATGAGCGCCGCCACGGTCCCGGTTGCGTTGTCGGATGCGCTGGCCGAGGGGCGCGTGAAGCCTGGCAGCCTGTTGCTCATGCCGGGGTTTGGTGGTGGCCTGACCTACGGCGCGCTGCTGGTGCGATGGGGCCAGCGTGTCACGCCGCTCCGTCAGAGCGACGCGGCACTGCCGCCCGTTGCACAGTCGGCGCTGGAGATGGTCAACGCCATTCGCGCGCGACAGGACCCGCATGGGCGCTCGCTCGATGCCCTGATGTCCACGCGCTTCATCGAGGCGGTGGCTGGCTGA
- a CDS encoding SRPBCC family protein — protein sequence MLKKILLGVAILLAAVLVIAAFQPDEFSLERRTTINATPDSVFAHINDFHRWDAWSPWAKLDPDMTTTYGGPPSGVGSVYEWKGNSAVGSGRMTITESTPPSRVVIALDFLEPMEANNITTFVLTPNGGGTDVSWTMAGKSNYLSKLMTTFVSMEKMVGPDFEKGLAQLKTAVEQ from the coding sequence ATGCTCAAAAAGATCCTGCTCGGCGTTGCCATCCTGCTGGCCGCCGTTCTCGTCATTGCCGCCTTCCAGCCCGACGAGTTCTCACTGGAGCGTCGCACCACCATCAATGCGACGCCGGATTCGGTCTTTGCCCACATCAACGACTTCCATCGCTGGGATGCCTGGTCGCCATGGGCGAAACTCGATCCCGACATGACCACCACCTACGGCGGTCCCCCGTCCGGCGTGGGCAGCGTGTATGAGTGGAAGGGCAACAGCGCCGTGGGATCGGGACGCATGACCATCACCGAATCCACCCCACCCAGCAGAGTGGTCATTGCGTTGGATTTCCTCGAGCCCATGGAAGCCAACAACATCACCACCTTTGTCCTCACGCCGAATGGCGGTGGCACCGACGTGAGCTGGACGATGGCGGGCAAGAGCAACTACCTCAGCAAGCTCATGACCACCTTCGTGAGCATGGAGAAGATGGTCGGGCCCGACTTCGAGAAGGGCCTCGCGCAGCTCAAGACGGCCGTGGAGCAGTAA
- a CDS encoding copper resistance system multicopper oxidase: protein MPDHILQRPVSRRRFMGAALGTAAATGAGAVLPRALHAGAPTAQLEPGLGPLPPAPNGVREYDLTIAETTLRLDGRNARTVTINGTVPGPVLRFREGETAVLRVHNTLREDTSIHWHGIILPTNMDGVPGLSFPGIRPGETFEYRFDIQQSGTYWFHSHSGLQEQLGHYGSIVIEPADTTAPAYDRQHMIVLSDWTFENPRRVLSRLKKQPDAYNYQRRTVADFFRDVARDGFKTTVSERFMWAGMRMNPTDIADVTGATYSYLLNGHVAETPWYGQFTPGERVRLRFVNASAGTFYDVRIPGVTMSLVEVSGQPVEPVDIEEFRIGIAETYDVIVTLPEDTAYTLYAETMDRSGYTAATLAPREGMTAQLPARRKRPILGMVDMGMDHGSMDHGAMDHAAMGHGAPPAKADSSAAVDHAAMGHGTPPAKAAAAADPHAGHAMPTAAPAAASASALRAAGSIEPETPHAPRNHGPENAMVPMSTKSRLAEPGTGLGNDGRRVLCYTDLKAPAPWPEFREPEREIELHLTGNMERFTWGLNGVPYSEAEPITLRQGERIRLTMVNDTMMNHPMHLHGLWMELENGHGNRSPRIHTINVKPAERVSLLVTADAVGRWAFHCHVLYHMEVGMFREFRVLPADAHAHHAHHESGATDAQ, encoded by the coding sequence GTGCCTGATCATATCCTCCAACGTCCCGTCTCCCGCCGGCGCTTCATGGGCGCCGCTCTCGGCACCGCCGCGGCGACTGGCGCCGGTGCTGTACTGCCCCGGGCGCTGCATGCCGGCGCACCGACTGCGCAGCTCGAGCCGGGCCTTGGCCCCCTGCCGCCGGCGCCCAACGGCGTGCGCGAGTACGACCTCACCATCGCCGAGACCACGCTGCGCCTCGATGGACGCAACGCGCGCACCGTCACCATCAACGGCACGGTACCGGGTCCGGTACTGCGCTTCCGCGAAGGCGAAACGGCGGTGCTTCGTGTGCACAACACGTTGCGCGAAGACACCTCCATTCACTGGCATGGCATCATCCTGCCAACCAACATGGACGGTGTACCGGGCCTCAGTTTCCCGGGCATTCGGCCCGGTGAGACCTTCGAGTATCGCTTCGATATTCAGCAGTCGGGCACATACTGGTTTCACAGCCATTCGGGCCTGCAGGAGCAACTCGGGCACTACGGGTCCATTGTCATCGAACCGGCGGACACGACGGCACCAGCGTACGATCGCCAGCACATGATCGTACTCTCCGACTGGACCTTCGAGAACCCGCGGCGCGTGCTGTCGCGCCTCAAGAAGCAGCCGGACGCCTACAACTATCAGCGTCGCACGGTGGCGGATTTCTTCCGCGACGTGGCCCGTGATGGATTCAAGACCACGGTGAGCGAACGGTTCATGTGGGCCGGCATGCGCATGAATCCCACGGACATTGCCGACGTAACGGGCGCCACCTACTCGTACCTGCTCAACGGTCATGTTGCCGAGACGCCGTGGTACGGCCAGTTCACGCCGGGTGAGCGCGTGCGCCTGCGCTTCGTCAACGCCTCGGCCGGCACGTTCTACGACGTGCGCATTCCTGGCGTCACCATGTCACTCGTCGAAGTGAGTGGTCAGCCGGTGGAACCGGTGGACATCGAGGAGTTCCGCATCGGCATTGCGGAGACCTACGACGTCATCGTCACACTGCCCGAGGACACGGCGTACACGCTGTATGCCGAGACCATGGATCGCAGCGGCTATACGGCGGCCACCCTCGCACCGCGCGAGGGGATGACGGCACAACTGCCGGCGCGACGGAAGCGGCCCATTCTTGGCATGGTGGACATGGGCATGGATCATGGCAGCATGGACCATGGTGCCATGGATCATGCTGCGATGGGACACGGCGCGCCGCCGGCCAAGGCGGACTCCAGTGCGGCCGTTGATCACGCCGCCATGGGTCACGGCACGCCACCGGCCAAGGCAGCCGCCGCCGCTGATCCGCATGCGGGGCATGCCATGCCGACGGCGGCGCCGGCTGCCGCCTCCGCGTCCGCATTGCGCGCCGCTGGCAGCATCGAACCGGAAACACCGCACGCGCCCCGCAACCATGGCCCCGAGAACGCCATGGTCCCCATGTCCACCAAGAGCCGACTGGCTGAACCCGGCACGGGACTTGGCAACGATGGACGGCGTGTGCTGTGCTACACCGATCTCAAGGCACCCGCGCCGTGGCCTGAGTTCCGTGAGCCTGAACGGGAAATCGAGCTCCACCTCACTGGCAACATGGAGCGCTTCACCTGGGGCCTCAATGGAGTGCCGTACAGCGAGGCGGAACCCATCACGCTCCGCCAGGGGGAGCGCATTCGACTCACCATGGTGAACGACACCATGATGAATCATCCCATGCACCTGCATGGCCTGTGGATGGAACTGGAGAACGGGCATGGCAATCGCAGCCCGCGCATTCACACCATCAACGTGAAGCCGGCGGAGCGGGTGTCACTGCTGGTGACGGCCGATGCGGTGGGTCGATGGGCGTTCCACTGCCACGTGCTGTATCACATGGAAGTCGGCATGTTCCGTGAGTTCCGTGTCCTGCCGGCTGATGCGCACGCGCATCACGCGCATCATGAGTCCGGAGCGACCGATGCGCAGTGA
- a CDS encoding hybrid sensor histidine kinase/response regulator — translation MLFPAALPRDSPLALLAPTHDHGFSAVEVGEIMDGIYARGDRLMLWFLASHMALALALAAVHGTWLVTITVGGLTCALFALSVWAMPRTFFTRVLAGVAQQAFVALHIFQLHGQSEQHFWYFTAFTMMIVYQDWRCMWPGALLIIGQHSLFAWLHNVGYPVHFFPEDHVGFTKLFFHFGIALVHVVLCGYWAHLLRLQTLGDAWRRRQLQQDQQMLEAQLTRLRESESKLQASGDALRAASRRQRAILDNSDDGLWVQDLDGHITAVNVAFARMVGRDLRQVIGTHTRDLVCESFGEALTQHVRDSLKTTTPVTREYRHAVQGDERILEITLRTIRDDHGLATGLAGAVRDITERRRLEAERLQDESRLREAQKLESLGLLAGGIAHDFNNLLGVIRANAELAREELQHVPQADDVSQPLTHIEQATARATDLTRQMLAYAGMGRVVITRLDVSAMVRDTASLLRAAMSKKVVLQFELSEQLPEVEGDATQLRQVVMNLISNAADAIGEAEGAVLLRTFHRDITQGEVRSHHGLDPLPNGHYVVVEVRDSGIGMTAETLSRIFDPFFTTKFVGRGLGLAAVLGILRAHGGGVDIASTPGSGTRFRVFLPVAGNAATPAPAESVVASEEQVGTTRAEHAAAATRLSGRVLVVDDEAMLRTLAVRVLSRAGLEVLHAEDGAEALAHLRMTPEVERQGRDTPPAHVDLVLLDMLMPRLNGEETLRVIRAHHPTLPVILTSGFSEAVGASRLLDDPHVCFIQKPYGAQELLKLVAQFLPAGELSTRA, via the coding sequence ATGCTCTTCCCCGCTGCGTTACCACGCGATTCGCCCCTGGCGCTGTTGGCGCCGACCCACGACCACGGGTTCTCCGCGGTCGAGGTGGGGGAGATCATGGACGGCATTTATGCGCGCGGCGACCGACTCATGCTGTGGTTTCTGGCGTCGCACATGGCGCTCGCACTGGCGTTGGCTGCGGTGCACGGGACCTGGCTGGTCACCATCACGGTTGGCGGACTGACCTGCGCGCTCTTTGCGCTGAGTGTCTGGGCCATGCCGCGCACTTTCTTCACGCGTGTGCTCGCCGGCGTGGCGCAGCAGGCTTTTGTAGCCCTGCACATTTTCCAGTTGCACGGGCAGTCGGAGCAACACTTCTGGTACTTCACGGCCTTCACCATGATGATCGTGTACCAGGACTGGCGCTGCATGTGGCCCGGTGCACTACTCATCATTGGGCAACATTCGCTCTTTGCGTGGCTGCACAACGTTGGGTATCCGGTGCACTTCTTTCCGGAAGACCACGTTGGTTTCACCAAGTTGTTCTTCCATTTCGGTATTGCGCTGGTGCACGTGGTGCTTTGCGGTTACTGGGCGCACCTGCTGCGTCTGCAAACGCTGGGTGATGCCTGGCGCAGACGCCAATTGCAGCAGGATCAGCAAATGCTCGAAGCGCAGCTCACACGTCTGCGCGAGTCCGAGTCCAAGCTGCAGGCCAGTGGCGATGCGTTACGCGCAGCGTCCCGCCGTCAACGAGCCATTCTGGACAACAGCGATGATGGCCTGTGGGTGCAGGATCTCGACGGACATATCACGGCCGTGAACGTGGCGTTTGCCCGCATGGTGGGGCGCGACCTTCGCCAGGTCATCGGCACCCATACCCGTGACCTCGTCTGCGAGAGCTTTGGCGAGGCGCTCACCCAGCACGTCCGTGACAGCCTCAAGACCACCACACCGGTCACCCGTGAGTACCGACATGCGGTTCAGGGCGATGAGCGCATTCTCGAGATCACGCTCCGCACCATCCGGGATGACCACGGCCTGGCCACCGGGCTCGCGGGTGCCGTGCGGGACATCACCGAGCGGCGTCGCCTCGAAGCGGAGCGGCTGCAGGATGAGTCCCGACTGCGTGAAGCGCAAAAGCTTGAAAGCCTTGGGCTCCTGGCCGGCGGCATTGCGCACGACTTCAACAATCTGCTGGGTGTCATCCGCGCGAACGCCGAGTTGGCGCGCGAGGAGCTGCAGCATGTGCCGCAAGCGGATGATGTGTCGCAGCCGCTGACCCATATCGAGCAGGCCACGGCGCGCGCGACGGACCTGACTCGGCAGATGCTCGCCTACGCCGGTATGGGCCGGGTAGTCATCACCCGGCTCGATGTATCAGCCATGGTGCGGGATACCGCGAGTCTGCTGCGCGCGGCCATGTCCAAGAAGGTGGTGCTGCAATTCGAACTGAGTGAACAGTTGCCCGAGGTGGAGGGCGACGCCACACAGCTGCGGCAGGTTGTCATGAACCTCATCAGCAATGCGGCCGACGCCATTGGCGAGGCGGAGGGCGCGGTGCTCTTGCGCACGTTCCATCGCGACATCACCCAGGGTGAGGTGCGTTCGCACCACGGGCTCGACCCACTGCCCAACGGTCACTACGTGGTGGTGGAAGTGCGCGACAGCGGCATTGGCATGACTGCCGAGACACTCAGTCGCATTTTCGATCCCTTCTTCACCACCAAGTTTGTAGGTCGCGGGCTCGGTCTGGCGGCCGTGCTTGGCATTCTGCGCGCTCACGGCGGCGGTGTGGACATTGCATCCACCCCAGGCAGTGGCACGCGCTTTCGGGTGTTCCTGCCGGTTGCAGGGAATGCTGCGACGCCCGCCCCGGCCGAATCGGTCGTTGCCAGTGAGGAGCAGGTCGGCACGACGAGGGCGGAGCATGCGGCGGCTGCCACGCGCCTGTCCGGTCGGGTACTGGTGGTCGACGATGAGGCCATGCTGCGCACACTCGCGGTGCGGGTACTGTCGCGCGCCGGGCTCGAGGTGTTGCACGCCGAAGATGGCGCGGAGGCTCTGGCACATCTTCGCATGACGCCCGAGGTGGAGCGGCAAGGGCGGGACACGCCACCGGCCCATGTGGACCTTGTCCTGCTGGACATGCTGATGCCGCGCCTCAATGGTGAGGAAACGCTGCGCGTGATTCGCGCGCATCACCCCACCTTGCCGGTCATTCTCACGAGTGGGTTCAGCGAAGCCGTCGGTGCCAGCCGGCTGCTCGACGATCCCCACGTCTGCTTCATTCAGAAGCCCTACGGCGCGCAGGAACTGCTCAAACTGGTGGCGCAGTTCCTGCCCGCCGGCGAACTCAGTACCAGAGCCTGA
- a CDS encoding copper resistance protein B, whose product MRTRITRIMSPERPMRSERLRRLAVRVALALLPGATLGAQGGAPVARDTAAHGAHDMAWTRETFVLSEMLEHDAAASERPVLFDIVGWTGGARRRLWFKIDGAAPTVGGGAHGEVQLLYGQMISPWWDAQIGVRSDLARVGRRTVTRTGAVLGVQGLAPGWFEVEPSLFVTSRGRVSLNLTASYDLFVTQRLVLQPRLESSAALQDDTEFGVGRGLSESAFGLRARYEIRREFAPYAGIVWERAYGRSARLVRSGGGEVGETRLVMGLRLWY is encoded by the coding sequence ATGCGCACGCGCATCACGCGCATCATGAGTCCGGAGCGACCGATGCGCAGTGAGCGACTGCGCCGACTCGCGGTGCGCGTTGCCCTGGCGCTGTTGCCTGGTGCGACGCTCGGCGCGCAGGGCGGAGCGCCAGTTGCGCGCGACACCGCCGCGCATGGTGCCCACGACATGGCCTGGACCCGCGAGACGTTTGTACTGTCAGAGATGCTCGAGCACGACGCGGCCGCCAGCGAACGGCCGGTGCTGTTCGACATCGTGGGCTGGACTGGAGGGGCGCGTCGTCGCCTGTGGTTCAAGATCGACGGCGCCGCACCCACGGTGGGCGGCGGCGCGCACGGCGAAGTGCAGCTGCTCTACGGTCAGATGATCTCGCCCTGGTGGGACGCGCAGATCGGGGTACGCAGCGACCTTGCCCGCGTTGGCCGCCGCACCGTGACACGCACGGGCGCCGTGCTTGGCGTTCAGGGCCTCGCGCCGGGCTGGTTCGAAGTCGAGCCCTCGCTGTTTGTTACCAGCCGTGGCCGTGTCTCGCTCAACCTCACGGCGTCCTACGACCTGTTCGTGACCCAGCGCCTGGTGCTGCAGCCGCGACTGGAGTCATCGGCAGCGCTGCAGGATGACACCGAGTTTGGTGTGGGGAGAGGACTCAGCGAAAGCGCGTTCGGCCTGCGGGCGCGGTACGAGATCCGGCGAGAGTTCGCGCCCTATGCGGGCATCGTGTGGGAGCGCGCTTATGGACGCAGCGCCCGTCTCGTGCGAAGCGGCGGTGGCGAAGTCGGTGAGACGCGCCTGGTAATGGGACTCAGGCTCTGGTACTGA
- a CDS encoding BlaI/MecI/CopY family transcriptional regulator: protein MAPRKTSDSAPASPRLPGKVRLSGQGLGAVLGDLESRLMRLCWDAQQPLTAREIHEQLRAEHPVSPLTSTTVLNRLVTKGFLSRTRVDGLLRYQPQIDESAFVAQASRHAVEGILSLGTAAVTASIVDVLAERDPAQLQELARLIQRRLGEREG from the coding sequence ATGGCCCCTCGCAAGACATCGGACAGCGCACCCGCGTCGCCGCGTCTGCCTGGAAAGGTTCGCCTTTCGGGACAGGGGCTTGGCGCCGTGCTCGGAGACCTCGAGTCCCGCCTCATGCGCCTGTGCTGGGACGCGCAGCAGCCGCTGACCGCGCGTGAGATTCACGAGCAACTGCGCGCCGAGCATCCCGTGTCACCGCTTACAAGCACGACGGTGCTCAATCGTCTGGTGACCAAGGGATTCCTCTCGCGCACACGAGTGGATGGTTTGCTGCGCTACCAGCCGCAGATCGACGAGTCCGCGTTTGTGGCTCAGGCCTCGCGGCACGCTGTCGAAGGCATCCTGTCACTCGGCACTGCCGCCGTGACGGCGTCCATTGTGGACGTGCTGGCTGAGCGCGATCCGGCCCAGCTTCAGGAACTGGCGCGGCTCATTCAGCGCCGGCTGGGCGAACGCGAGGGTTGA
- a CDS encoding YybH family protein, whose product MTQAIRALFAAAERGDMAALDSLYAGDSLIVMEGAGINRGWTDYRDHHLAPELKEFRNFRYRPFEIEARVSGTMAWANFRYALMADLPDRKVDAVGRGTAILERRGNRWIVRLTHTASRARRAGDPPMP is encoded by the coding sequence GTGACACAGGCCATTCGGGCGCTGTTTGCCGCCGCCGAGCGGGGAGATATGGCGGCACTCGACAGCCTGTACGCCGGCGACAGCCTCATTGTGATGGAAGGCGCGGGTATCAATCGGGGCTGGACGGACTACCGGGATCACCATCTCGCACCCGAGCTCAAGGAGTTTCGCAACTTTCGCTATCGTCCGTTCGAGATCGAGGCGCGGGTGTCGGGGACGATGGCGTGGGCCAATTTCCGCTACGCGCTCATGGCCGACCTGCCCGACCGCAAGGTGGACGCGGTGGGCCGCGGCACCGCCATTCTCGAGCGCCGGGGCAATCGCTGGATTGTCCGACTGACGCACACGGCCAGTAGGGCTCGACGGGCCGGCGATCCGCCCATGCCCTGA
- a CDS encoding M56 family metallopeptidase, which yields MTTVRPPVIRREEQRRRVLLFAIVAALLLGIAPVIGHHAIGAVPWLSAEQHHLAMLCLVALHLLLEPVHDVAHWLLYAGVGYAVVERGRVMWRHARIMRELPVARVSALSPLGVAAARAGLAVSRVRAVNGLPMPAFTAGWLKPRVVVAADLASRLSPDELAAVLAHEAAHVRRRDPLRLFALRALASLLFWLPVLRRVAADLEDEVEILADDAVPGELALPLASAMLRLGAGEQALAGTVGFQRADLLPRRIRRLAGEDVAATTHTSTRSLLGAVAALALVWSSGVMVLHPLAETNPITHTTTHTHAGQDATHDPAHCDHPREAPLAHLFCRSVWLGAPSPEDGACTHS from the coding sequence ATGACCACGGTGCGTCCACCGGTCATTCGCCGCGAAGAGCAGCGCCGACGCGTGTTGCTGTTTGCCATCGTCGCTGCGCTGCTGCTCGGTATTGCACCGGTCATCGGTCATCACGCCATTGGGGCCGTGCCCTGGCTCTCGGCCGAACAGCATCACCTCGCCATGCTCTGCCTGGTGGCGCTGCACCTGCTGCTCGAACCCGTGCATGATGTGGCGCACTGGCTGCTCTACGCAGGCGTCGGTTATGCCGTGGTGGAGCGTGGACGGGTGATGTGGCGCCATGCGCGCATCATGCGTGAACTGCCAGTGGCGCGCGTCAGTGCATTGTCGCCTTTGGGGGTGGCGGCGGCGCGCGCCGGCCTTGCGGTGTCACGGGTACGCGCCGTGAACGGTTTGCCCATGCCCGCGTTCACTGCCGGCTGGCTGAAGCCGCGTGTGGTGGTGGCTGCTGACCTGGCGTCACGTCTGTCGCCGGACGAACTGGCTGCGGTGCTCGCACACGAGGCGGCGCATGTTCGTCGCCGCGATCCGCTGCGACTCTTTGCACTCCGCGCGCTGGCGTCGCTGCTGTTCTGGTTGCCGGTGCTGCGGCGCGTGGCGGCAGATCTCGAGGACGAAGTGGAGATCCTGGCCGATGACGCGGTGCCCGGCGAATTGGCGCTACCTCTGGCTTCTGCGATGCTCAGGCTGGGTGCGGGTGAGCAAGCGCTGGCCGGCACCGTGGGGTTTCAGCGTGCCGACCTGCTGCCGCGGCGTATCCGTCGTCTGGCTGGCGAGGACGTGGCCGCCACCACGCACACGTCGACGCGCTCACTGCTGGGTGCGGTGGCGGCACTGGCCCTTGTGTGGAGCTCCGGTGTGATGGTGTTGCATCCGCTCGCGGAAACGAACCCCATCACCCACACCACCACACATACGCATGCCGGGCAGGACGCAACGCATGACCCGGCCCACTGCGATCATCCGCGTGAGGCGCCGCTGGCCCATCTGTTCTGCCGCAGCGTCTGGCTGGGTGCACCGTCGCCCGAAGACGGCGCCTGCACCCACAGCTGA
- a CDS encoding FecR domain-containing protein, with protein sequence MILDPTGTAPTRVLGHSARNSALTLLAALTVASFTALAMFRATPVRLQATTRVVEHQLPDGVTLRLEPGSSAQIVRDFSLWWGSEAKPRLITVHRGRGVIASAEGARPFVVETRDAQVHLDGSTVQIDATEVGRTTLRVEKGRALVNAKQVGSGAMQNFDSLQGQKATIMAGEGDQIIATGGELETVSSTSSL encoded by the coding sequence ATGATCCTCGATCCCACTGGCACGGCCCCCACGCGGGTGCTCGGTCACTCCGCGCGCAACTCGGCTCTCACGCTGCTGGCGGCGTTGACCGTGGCCAGCTTCACGGCCCTCGCCATGTTCCGCGCCACCCCGGTGCGTCTGCAGGCCACCACACGGGTCGTGGAGCATCAACTGCCCGATGGTGTCACCCTGCGGCTCGAGCCCGGCAGCTCCGCGCAGATCGTGCGCGACTTTTCGCTGTGGTGGGGCAGCGAGGCCAAGCCTCGCCTCATCACTGTGCACCGCGGCCGAGGCGTGATTGCGTCCGCCGAGGGCGCGCGCCCGTTCGTGGTCGAAACACGCGACGCGCAGGTGCATCTCGACGGCTCTACCGTGCAAATCGACGCCACGGAAGTCGGACGCACGACGCTGCGAGTGGAAAAGGGCCGCGCGCTGGTGAACGCCAAGCAGGTGGGCAGCGGCGCCATGCAGAACTTCGATTCGCTGCAGGGGCAGAAGGCCACCATCATGGCGGGTGAGGGCGATCAGATCATTGCTACAGGTGGAGAACTCGAGACGGTAAGCTCAACGTCGTCGCTTTGA